Proteins co-encoded in one Fusarium musae strain F31 chromosome 3, whole genome shotgun sequence genomic window:
- the END3 gene encoding endocytosis defective- protein (EggNog:ENOG41), whose translation MAPKIEAQEIETYWNIFSTRTGGGKFLTGEQAAPVLKNSGLRDDQLERVWDLADVDNDGNLDFEEFCVAMRIIFDILNGEYADVPTTLPDWLVPESKAHLVQAGQAITGKSVQFEQVEDDSEDLGLKDGFEWYMKPADKAKYEQIYQENRDMRGEVDFHALSDLYESLDVPDTDVRSAWNLINPSAQSTINKDACLAFLHILNYRHEGFRIPRTVPASLRSSFERNQIDYQVDNQRTGANSRWATKADDTTSTGRKAKFGDQYLTRLGRSGFKSSGTDFSTEKTEDWEEVRLKRKLQDLEDKIKKVEEIAERRKGGKRDSKPALVKKELDQLLEYKRRELRELEEGTGKSAAGGSLKSIQEDLQTVREQVEGLENHLRTREQVLEQIRREIEDEKRG comes from the exons ATGGCTCCCAAGATCGAGGCGCAGGAAATTGAGACGTACTGGAATATCTTCTCTACACGAACAGGAGGCGGCAAGTTCCTTACAGGTGAACAAGCCGCTCCTGTTCTGAAGAACAGTGGCCTCCGAGATGATCAGCTAGAACGAGTGTGGGATCTTGCGGACGTGGATAATGATGGAAACCTTGATTTCGAGGAGTTTTGCGTTGCCATGCGCATTATCTTTGATATCCTCAACGGA GAATACGCGGATGTGCCGACAACATTGCCCGACTGGCTTGTCCCTGAGTCCAAGGCTCATCTCGTGCAGGCTGGCCAAGCTATCACCGGAAAGTCAGTACAGTTCGAGCAGGTTGAGGACGACTCGGAAGACCTGGGGCTCAAAGACGGATTCGAGTGGTACATGAAGCCTGCGGACAAGGCCAAATACGAGCAGATCTACCAGGAGAACCGAGATATGCGCGGCGAGGTGGATT TCCATGCGCTCAGTGATCTTTACGAATCCCTTGACGTTCCCGATACTGATGTCCGATCCGCCTGGAATCTAATCAACCCCTCGGCGCAATCGACTATCAACAAGGATGCTTGTCTCGCATTCCTACATATCCTCAACTACCGACACGAGGGCTTCCGAATTCCCCGTACCGTTCCGGCCTCGCTTCGATCGAGCTTTGAGCGCAACCAGATTGATTATCAAGTCGACAATCAGCGAACAGGCGCTAACTCGCGATGGGCCACCAAGGCCGACGATACCACGAGCACCGGCCGCAAGGCTAAGTTTGGCGATCAATACCTAACGCGCCTGGGTCGAAGCGGCTTCAAGAGCTCGGGCACGGATTTCTCGACGGAAAAGACGGAGGACTGGGAAGAGGTTCGACTGAAGCGCAAGCTCCAGGACCTCGAGgataagataaagaaggTGGAGGAGATTGCGGAACGTCGGAAAGGTGGCAAACGCGATTCTAAGCCTGCACTTGTTAAGAAGGAACTCGATCAATTGCTCGAATACAAGCGACGAGAACTTCGGGAATTGGAAGAGGGAACTGGTAAGAGCGCGGCTGGAGGAAGTCTCAAGAGCATACAGGAAGATCTCCAGACAGTCCGGGAGCAGGTTGAGGGTCTAGAGAACCACTTGAGAACACGAGAGCAAGTTCTTGAGCAGATCAGGCGGGAGattgaagacgagaagagaggatAG
- a CDS encoding hypothetical protein (EggNog:ENOG41), whose amino-acid sequence MTKTVVVLGGSLGGMAVTHQLLKYTRPREQDLKVILVSKSSHFYWNLASVRAIVPGVINDDEIFAPIKPGLDQYPAGSVEFIVGTASGVDHTARTVTVDTDAGADQKTVLKYDHLVIATGAETVDPSLPWKASGSHEELVESLHSTAEKVEKATHIVVAGAGATGVELAGEIQYAYPSTTVLLISAEDKVVAGDQIAGSVESELKRLGVEIRAGVRSEDTTELPDGKTLVKLSNGEELVTDLFLATMGLKPNSGFLPKEWLTKQGYVDVDDEMRVKNVEGVWAVGDVVSKPRAAFLITEAQAAGVFKNIDLVLKGKEPQPVSGPRVDAFLCATGRSRGAGRLGKVPMPSLAVWAVKGRTLGLERTKKYVNGSMW is encoded by the exons ATGACAAAGACCGTCGTCGTATTAGGCGGTAGCCTAGGCGGTATGGCCGTCACCCACCAACTACTCAAGTACACGCGACCTCGTGAGCAAGATCTCAAAGTTATACTGGTCTCAAAG AGCAGCCATTTTTACTGGAACCTAGCTTCTGTTCGCGCCATTGTCCCTGGCGTTATaaacgatgatgagattttTGCGCCTATCAAGCCAGGCCTGGACCAGTATCCTGCCGGCAGCGTTGAGTTCATTGTCGGCACCGCTTCCGGCGTTGATCATACGGCCCGTACTGTAACAGTCGATACGGATGCCGGTGCTGACCAGAAGACCGTGCTCAAATATGATCATCTTGTCATTGCTACCGGTGCCGAAACCGTTGATCCCTCACTCCCTTGGAAAGCTTCCGGCTCGCACGAAGAGCTCGTGGAAAGCCTTCACAGCACAGCTGAAAAGGTTGAAAAGGCTACGCATATTGTTGTCGCCGGTGCCGGAGCCACAGGCGTTGAACTCGCGGGCGAGATTCAGTATGCTTATCCCTCGACTACCGTTCTACTCATCTCAGCTGAGGACAAAGTTGTCGCAGGCGACCAGATCGCTGGCAGTGTTGAGTCTGAGCTGAAGCGCCTTGGCGTTGAGATCCGTGCTGGTGTACGATCCGAGGACACGACGGAACTACCGGACGGCAAGACGTTGGTGAAGCTATCCAATGGAGAGGAGTTGGTGACAGATTTATTCCTCGCGACGATGGGATTGAAGCCAAATTCTGGGTTCCTGCCCAAGGAGTGGCTCACCAAGCAGGGCTACGTTGACGTGGACGATGAGATGCGCGTTAAGAATGTAGAGGGCGTATGGGCAGTTGGAGACGTCGTATCCAAGCCTCGCGCCGCATTCTTGATCACGGAGGCTCAGGCTGCCGGCGTCTTCAAGAACATTGACCTGGTACTCAAAGGCAAGGAACCACAGCCTGTGAGTGGTCCTCGAGTCGATGCTTTTCTATGCGCCACAGGTCGGAGTCGCGGAGCTGGGCGCCTAGGCAAAGTCCCGATGCCATCGCTTGCGGTATGGGCCGTCAAGGGTCGTACATTAGGTCTCGAACGTACCAAGAAGTACGTCAACGGAAGTATGTGGTGA
- a CDS encoding hypothetical protein (EggNog:ENOG41) → MSESFQKAVEDSKKLTSKPNTDDLLRLYGRISLIHIFDLSANGKAKYNAWKKAAEEEKLTPDAAQAKYVELVEELKEKCGYDANKVPEAVGN, encoded by the exons ATGTCTGAATCTTTCCAGAAGGCCGTCGAAGACTCCAAGAAGCTTACCTCTAAGCCCAACACCGACGATCTTCTCAGGCTCTACGGTAGAATCTCTCTGATCCATATCTTCGACCTCTCAGCTAAC GGCAAGGCCAAGTACAACGCCTGgaagaaggctgccgaggaggagaagctcacCCCCGATGCCGCTCAGGCCAAGTACGTTGAGCTggttgaggagctcaaggagaaaTGCGGCTACGATGCCAACAAGGTCCCCGAGGCCGTTGGCAACTAA
- a CDS encoding hypothetical protein (EggNog:ENOG41) has protein sequence MHSEKGATLTAAVNASVWEQGISTRLVMFRDWAWQENNLTSVFLAGLQKLDGKACQEVVENVVAFKVGLDGVSQVPYEALQTFELARNKRKLGQTELEVPDSEDDEDYGWADEDEAAMPAPPPQWQGSEDLILGQDIGQSEDENSEQEEPVTDDESIMK, from the exons ATGCATTCAGAAAAGGGTGCAACGTTGACAGCCGCGGTCAATGCCAGTGTATGGGAACAAGGGATTTCGACTCGACTTGTCATGTTTCGAGACTGGGCCTGGCAAGAGAACAATCTTACAAGCGTCTTCCTGGCAGGTCTGCAAAAACTGGACGGAAAGGCATGCCAGGAGGTCGTGGAGAATGTCGTCGCATTTAAAGTGGGGTTG GACGGTGTCAGCCAGGTTCCCTACGAAGCATTACAAACCTTTGAGTTAGCCCGAAACAAGCGAAAGCTTGGACAAACAGAACTCGAGGTTCCTGATagtgaggatgacgaggattaTGGATgggcagatgaagatgaagcggCCATGCCGGCGCCTCCGCCTCAGTGGCAAGGCAGTGAAGACCTCATTTTGGGCCAAGACATCGGTCAAAGCGAAGACGAAAACAGCGAACAAGAAGAGCCTGTCACTGATGATGAATCGATCATGAAATGA
- a CDS encoding hypothetical protein (EggNog:ENOG41) — MATAAVTVIKPNGPLPGVQNSENSNELPRPYKCPLCDKAFHRLEHQTRHIRTHTGEKPHACQFPGCSKKFSRSDELTRHSRIHNNPNSRRGNKATQAHQQQQHQMHQQQGLPPHMMPDGMMAPPPAPKTIRSAPGSALASPNVSPPHSYSTFALPVSAVHYNRSGDISMLAKAATQVERETLTAPPHHSNNHRHHPYFGHGMHSSRGHLPTLSSYHMGRSHSNEDPSDDHYSGAMRHAKRSRPNSPNSTAPSSPTFSHDSLSPTPDHTPIATPAHSPRLRPFSTGYELPSLRNLSLQHNTTPALAPMEPHLEQNQFQQGSAPTTQSRPTGMSLTDIISRPDGSQRKLPVPQVPKVAVQDLLSDNGFSHSGRSSGTSSLAGGDLMDRM; from the coding sequence ATGGCTACAGCAGCAGTTACCGTCATTAAACCCAATGGCCCCCTTCCGGGTGTCCAGAACTCGGAGAACTCGAATGAGTTGCCCCGACCTTACAAGTGCCCTCTCTGCGATAAGGCCTTCCACCGCCTCGAGCATCAGACTCGACACATCCGCACTCACACTGGAGAAAAGCCTCACGCCTGCCAGTTCCCTGGCTGCAGCAAGAAGTTCTCTCGATCTGATGAGCTCACACGCCACTCTCGCATTCACAACAACCCCAACTCAAGGCGAGGTAACAAGGCGACCCAAGcacaccagcagcagcagcaccaaatgcatcagcagcagggcCTTCCGCCTCATATGATGCCTGATGGAATGATGGCGCCGCCTCCCGCGCCCAAGACCATCCGCTCCGCCCCTGGCTCTGCACTGGCTTCACCTAATGTGTCTCCCCCCCACTCCTACTCTACCTTTGCTCTGCCTGTTTCTGCGGTTCACTACAATCGCAGCGGTGACATTTCCATGCTGGCCAAGGCTGCTACTCAGGTTGAGCGTGAGACTCTGACTGCTCCTCCTCACCACAGCAATAACCACCGTCATCACCCTTACTTTGGTCACGGAATGCATAGCTCTCGAGGCCATCTGCCTACGCTTTCTTCCTACCACATGGGCCGCTCTCACTCAAACGAGGACCCCAGCGATGACCACTACTCTGGCGCTATGCGACATGCTAAGCGATCAAGGCCCAACTCCCCCAACTCTACAGCTCCCTCTTCACCAACATTTTCTCACGACTCTCTGTCACCCACTCCCGACCACACCCCTATCGCTACTCCTGCTCACTCTCCTCGTCTGCGACCTTTCTCTACTGGTTATGAGCTGCCAAGTCTCCGAAATTTGTCTCTCCAGCACAATACGACGCCTGCTCTGGCCCCTATGGAGCCTCATCTCGAGCAGAATCAGTTCCAGCAGGGATCTGCCCCCACTACCCAGTCTCGCCCTACTGGGATGTCTTTGACGGACATCATCAGCCGGCCCGACGGATCTCAGCGAAAGCTCCCTGTTCCTCAGGTTCCGAAGGTGGCTGTCCAGGATCTACTTTCTGACAATGGCTTCAGCCACAGCGGCAGGAGCTCAGGAACCAGCAGTTTGGCCGGCGGCGATCTCATGGATCGAATGTAG
- the TIM21_1 gene encoding mitochondrial import inner membrane translocase subunit tim21 (EggNog:ENOG41), whose translation MHFYVDGPKNHGIARLHMVKYRGHSDFEYKYLFVDIKGHDRIYLEQEDTTSSKGGKKLSFFGVKW comes from the exons ATGCATTTCTAT GTTGATGGACCAAAGAATCACGGTATTGCACGGCTTCATATGGTCAAATACCGCGGCCACAGTGACTTTGAGTACAAATATCTCTTTGTCGACATCAAAGGTCACGACAGAATTTACCTCGAACAAGAGGATACAACATCTTCCAAGGGTGGCAAGAAACTCAGCTTCTTTGGAGTGAAGTGGTAA
- the TIM21_2 gene encoding mitochondrial import inner membrane translocase subunit tim21 (EggNog:ENOG41), translating into MKPTTTNLIATGSIAFRGIPSTLRPFHVSRYYATQQGLGAAPQSSKSKRRAVTPFNDNGHVPWTELSVGEKAARATQQSFNFGMILVGLVLTGGVTYFLWTDIFSPDSKISNFNRAVDKIKRDPRIVELMGDSKKITAHGDETFNKWRRARPVA; encoded by the exons ATGAAACCGACGACCACAAATCTCATCGCGACCGGATCAATAGCCTTCCGGGGCATCCCATCAACGCTCCGACCTTTCCATGTCTCGAGATACTATGCGACACAACAAGGCTTAGGAGCAGCGCCTCAGAGCTCCAAATCGAAGCGAAGAGCAGTTACACCGTTCAACGATAATGGACATGTGCCTTGGACAGAGCTTTCGGTGGGAGAGAAGGCGGCGAGAGCGACGCAGCAGAGCTTCAACTTTGGCATGATCCTCGTTGGTCTTGTCCTCACG GGTGGTGTAACGTATTTCCTATGGACGGACATCTTTTCCCCCGATAGCAAGATCTCCAACTTCAACCGCGCAGTCGACAAGATCAAACGTGACCCTCGTATAGTCGAACTCATGGGCGACTCCAAGAAGATTACAGCACATGGAGACGAGACATTCAACAAGTGGAGGAGGGCACGTCCTGTTGCGTGA